A segment of the Pyrococcus kukulkanii genome:
GCCAATGGTCTCTCCGGGATGAAGTACTTCCCGCTTCTCCGGACGACCATTCCCGACATGACAAGATTGTGGAGTATCCTCGTGACGCTCCTCTCGCTGATATCTTCCCTCCTCCGAACTTCATTCAGGATTTCCCTCCTGCTGATTCCAAACTTCGAGCTTGCTATGAGCGACAAAATAGTCACGTAAGCTCTGCTGTTATAGACCGTTAGGAATGCCTCGAGGTCTTTCTCCCAAACCCTAACGGCGTGCTCCGAAGCCTCCTCCAAGGCTTTCTCATGACTTAGGCCCCTAACTCTGGCTATTCCATAGTAAGCTAAAAACCCTGGAACGTTTGAAAGCTCTTCGGCGGCTTCTTCAAGCTCAGGTTCCGAAAATGGAACCCCCTCTTCCTTAAATCCCCTCTTGAGGTATTCAACGCTCTCCTCAAGTGTCCACCTCTCGACGTGTATCTTATCAACGTACCTTGAGAACATTGGCTGGGAGGCTGAAGGGTTCAGAACCTTCTCAAGGAGCCCGGGCATTGAGCCCGTCATTATGACGGTCACGTTATCGAGAGTGTTACTTATCAGCTGAAGAACCCCAAGCATATTAAGGCCCCTTATCCTTGGCATTACCTGGGCCTCATCTATAACAAGAAGGACGTTCTCGTACTTACTATTCAGCTCCCTAAGAAGGTTTATCAGCTCATTCTGGAACCTAATGGAGCTCTCAGGCTTTACATCCAGCCTCACTATTCCAAGGCTGAGCTGGGCACGATAGGAGAGATCCTTGGGATCAACGTTGATTATAGCAGGAGTTAGCTCAAGGTAGCTCACACCAAACCTCCCGATGAAGGGGGAGAGATCATAGTAGAGAAACTTATAATCATACTCGTTGAGGAAAACTCTCAAAATGCTCGTTTTTCCAACCCTTCTTGGCCCCAAAAGGGCTGTGAAGATCCCTGCCTCAACGTTTTCCTTTAACAGCTTGACAACTCTCCTATGCCCCTCCCCATGCAACTCCTCAATTTTCGTTATGGGCCTCACCTTAAAGAACATGGACATCCCATTCCATAGGGAAGGGGCTTCCCCTATTTAAAGGTGTTGATCAAAGGACATCATACTTATAAACTAAAGTGTGGAACAAATAATGTATGGGTATAGTCGATCTAACTATGCGGCTTGGAAAAGAAACCCCCACCTTTCCCGGAGACCCCGAAATCGAGATTACTCCTTGGTCTGAGATAGAGGGTAATGGCTTCTACATGAACGTTATAAAGATGGGGGAGCACTCCGGAACCCACGTTGATGCACCAGCCCATTTTATTAAGGGAGGGAGAACCATAGATAAGGTTCCCCTCGAAAGGTTCATGGGAATTGGCATTGTCGTCGATGTACGGAAAGGAGATGGTTCCATTAAGCCCGAGGAGGTTCCAGATAAAGTTAGTGGGAAGATAGTCCTGTTCCTCACCGGGGGTAGGGAGCTCTCGAGAGAGGCTGCAGAAAAGCTTATTAGGGGTAAGGTGAAGGCGGTTGGAACCGACGCCATGAGCATAGGAAGCGAGGACGTTCACAGGATCCTCCTCTTGGCGGGCGTGCCCATATACGAGAATCTCGTTAACCTTGACAAGCTCGTAGGGAAGGAATTCCTTTTCATAGGACTGCCCCTGAAGATTGAGAGAGGTTCTGGAAGTCCGGTTAGGGCCATCGCGATAACAGGCTGAACTTAAGAACTGGGTCTTGAATTCTATACCTCTCTCCAACTTTTTCTATGAAGGAGGCCTTTGTAAGGTTGTTCAACAGCTTAGCGAGTGTCGAATCCCCTATTCTCAAGGTCTCTTTGAGCTCATCCCATGTGCCCTTACCCTGGGCTATGGCCCTTAATAGCTCCATGTACTCTTCCTTTATCCACACCTTTTCGCTAGGAAGGAGTTTAACTCTTTCAAAACGAGCTTAGATGACTCCTCAAGCATCCTCGTGATTACTTGGCGCCTGACGTAAACTGCATGGCTTCCGTATGTCATCCCTGTACCTTTTTCTTTGAAAGCCTCGCCCTTTAGGGCAGGGATGCAGTAATTGAGATTTATAGATCGAAACCTTTCTTTGAACTCTTGCAATAGGGCCTCGGAGAGGTTATCAAAGCCGATGAGATGAGGGGGTTTCACTCGTGTCCCTCCCCGTTGGGATGCTGGTAGGCGTCCTCTCAAGATCTCGGCAGTTTAAACTTCTGGAGTGGCCTCTTGGCGATAACCCCGAGCCGTTTTGCGGTAGGGGTAACTTTAGGCCGGGCCCGCGGGCTGAAACAAAGGTGGGCAAACCAATGAAAGCCCTAAAGGTCATGACGCCCAAAAGGAACCCTCACCCTTCAGGACAAAAAGGAGGTCAGCTTGTTGTGGTTTAGAAACCTGAGCTTCCACGGTAGTCTTATACTCCAAGTCTCTTCCTTATCCTTTTAATCTCCCGTTTCGCCTCCCCTAGTCCTAGGCTTTCCAAAATATCTTCCCTAGGAATCCCGTATTCATCATAGCCGATTTGCCTATAGTACTCGAGGACTTTTCTCTTAACGTCTTCTCTGTTTGGCGCCCTACCTTTCATGGGCCCAGTGGGCAGGGGCTCATAGAACCTTGGTGGGTTCTCATCATCTTTCCTTGGATCCCAATATACATCAGGCCCTCCCAATAGCAAGAGTATTCTTTGGAGATGGATTATCCTTAATCCCATCTCATTAATCCACTTCTCTGGAGTAACGTCAAATCCTGTAACTGCATTTCCAAACTCAAGAATCTTCTCAAATCCTGGTTTTGTCGTGAACATGCAAATTACCGCTGAATCATAGAAGGCATTTATGAGTTCTCCTTCGTAGCTTTTCGGTGGTAAACTTGCCGTTGATGTGTGATCCCCACCCTGAACCGATACAGCGTAGCTTATGTCCTTCGTGTAATCTAGGTTGCTCCTAATTCCGTGAGCCCCTACTCCAATCCCCTTGACTTGAATTGCATACCTCGTCACGTCGATTCCCTTCTCCTTAGAAATCTTAAGGGCTGCGCGGTAGGTACCTTCAGCCAAGACATCTCCAATACCCTTTCTTTCAGCTATCAGTTTTAGTAGTTCTGCAAAGGCCTTTTCGTCTCCCCAATTCACCTTAACTCCCAAATCTTCGTCAGTTAAGATTCCGCGTTGGTAAAGTTCTGCGACGAATCCTAAGACATTTCCGGCGTTTATACCATCCAGGCCAAGATCATCTACCAAGTATGATAGGTAAATTATCTTTTCCGGCTCAAAAATTCCAAGGTTAGTCCCCAGGTAAGCCATCAATTCATAATCGGGAGCATCCGTTATCGCTCCTTTGTACTCCCCGTACCTGAGGTATGATATCTTCATGCAGTTCACTGGGCAACCGTAATCTGCCCAATACTTCTTTATCCATGCTTTGAGTTCAAAATTCAGAACACTTATCCTCTCATCGTCATGATACTCCTCCTGCCAGTTCCTTATTGGCTGACTCGACCTGTCCCTACCAACACTGTAACCTCCCGCTCCAGTTCCCCACTGCCTAAAAGTCGTTAGGGTTAAGAGCTCCCTCTGTATCTCTCTAAGCATGGATTTTAATTTCTCACTGTCGTATACTTTTGGTAGTGGCCCGTTTCCCTTTACGACTATTGCCTTTAGATTTTTGCTTCCCATGACCGCCCCAAATCCTCCGTATCCAGCAGCGTGTACCCATTTACTCATTATGGAAGCGAATCTAACTTTGTTCTCTCCTCCCTTTCCAATATACATAACAGCTGGTTCCTTTGGTATACCACGAAGCTTAGATCTCTCCTTTAACTCCTCGTGGATTTCTTTTACCAGCGTCTTGTATAGCTCGATTCCACCCATTCCCCAATATCTTGATGCATCCCTAATTTCTACATTGTCGTCGTTTATGAGTAAATAAACTGGTTCCTCGGCTTTGCCACGAATTATTATTCCATCGTATCCACTAGCTTTAAGTTCTACTCCAACCTCACTACTTAGAACGCTACCAACAACGCCGTTACTCTCGGGTGATTTTGAAACCACCGCGATTTTTATTCCAGGATAATACCCGGTTAAAGGGCCAGTAAGTATGAGAAGCAGGTTCTCTTTTCCCAGAGGATCAACTTTTTCCCATTCTCTGCCAAGTTCCTTCCATAGCAAATACGTCCCTAGCCCCCTACCTCCATAGAACTTTACCATATCATCATTTAGCTCAACTGTTCTTACTTTTCCTGTGCTAAGGTCTATATCGAGAAGTTTTCCCGCATATCCGTACATGGTTCTCACCCTAGGAGCTCTTTTCCATACATCTTTCTTGCCAATTCGAGGCCTTTTTCTATGGGATCTTTAGCAAAGGTCCTGTATATTGACCTGTATTCCCCTCTGACAAGTGTTAGGGCGTCGTGCCCAGCCTCGTGGCAGACTTCAACACACTTGGGTTCCCCACCACACAGGTCGCAAATTACAACACTCCCCTTTCCTTTCGGGATCCTTGGGACGTTCCCAGGACAAGCAAGGACACAAGCGCCACACTCCGTGCACTTATCTTCTTCAACGATAACTGCCCCTGTTTTCTCATCCACTTTTAGAGCACCGAAGTTACATGCGTCGACGCAGGGATAATCAGGGCATTGAACGCATG
Coding sequences within it:
- a CDS encoding AAA family ATPase, whose protein sequence is MSMFFKVRPITKIEELHGEGHRRVVKLLKENVEAGIFTALLGPRRVGKTSILRVFLNEYDYKFLYYDLSPFIGRFGVSYLELTPAIINVDPKDLSYRAQLSLGIVRLDVKPESSIRFQNELINLLRELNSKYENVLLVIDEAQVMPRIRGLNMLGVLQLISNTLDNVTVIMTGSMPGLLEKVLNPSASQPMFSRYVDKIHVERWTLEESVEYLKRGFKEEGVPFSEPELEEAAEELSNVPGFLAYYGIARVRGLSHEKALEEASEHAVRVWEKDLEAFLTVYNSRAYVTILSLIASSKFGISRREILNEVRRREDISERSVTRILHNLVMSGMVVRRSGKYFIPERPLAKAILRVAGRHRS
- a CDS encoding aldehyde ferredoxin oxidoreductase family protein — protein: MYGYAGKLLDIDLSTGKVRTVELNDDMVKFYGGRGLGTYLLWKELGREWEKVDPLGKENLLLILTGPLTGYYPGIKIAVVSKSPESNGVVGSVLSSEVGVELKASGYDGIIIRGKAEEPVYLLINDDNVEIRDASRYWGMGGIELYKTLVKEIHEELKERSKLRGIPKEPAVMYIGKGGENKVRFASIMSKWVHAAGYGGFGAVMGSKNLKAIVVKGNGPLPKVYDSEKLKSMLREIQRELLTLTTFRQWGTGAGGYSVGRDRSSQPIRNWQEEYHDDERISVLNFELKAWIKKYWADYGCPVNCMKISYLRYGEYKGAITDAPDYELMAYLGTNLGIFEPEKIIYLSYLVDDLGLDGINAGNVLGFVAELYQRGILTDEDLGVKVNWGDEKAFAELLKLIAERKGIGDVLAEGTYRAALKISKEKGIDVTRYAIQVKGIGVGAHGIRSNLDYTKDISYAVSVQGGDHTSTASLPPKSYEGELINAFYDSAVICMFTTKPGFEKILEFGNAVTGFDVTPEKWINEMGLRIIHLQRILLLLGGPDVYWDPRKDDENPPRFYEPLPTGPMKGRAPNREDVKRKVLEYYRQIGYDEYGIPREDILESLGLGEAKREIKRIRKRLGV
- a CDS encoding 4Fe-4S dicluster domain-containing protein, producing MGAEKGERIWILVTPDKCSGCRLCEIACSIEHEGIIWPEASRIRIYEILPGVTIPHTCVQCPDYPCVDACNFGALKVDEKTGAVIVEEDKCTECGACVLACPGNVPRIPKGKGSVVICDLCGGEPKCVEVCHEAGHDALTLVRGEYRSIYRTFAKDPIEKGLELARKMYGKELLG
- a CDS encoding cyclase family protein, whose product is MGIVDLTMRLGKETPTFPGDPEIEITPWSEIEGNGFYMNVIKMGEHSGTHVDAPAHFIKGGRTIDKVPLERFMGIGIVVDVRKGDGSIKPEEVPDKVSGKIVLFLTGGRELSREAAEKLIRGKVKAVGTDAMSIGSEDVHRILLLAGVPIYENLVNLDKLVGKEFLFIGLPLKIERGSGSPVRAIAITG